From Rutidosis leptorrhynchoides isolate AG116_Rl617_1_P2 chromosome 3, CSIRO_AGI_Rlap_v1, whole genome shotgun sequence, a single genomic window includes:
- the LOC139896120 gene encoding probable glycosyltransferase At5g03795 translates to MAPMVIKAASFKGLFFMISSTLIMLKITLFFITYIPSTSKMMIHDHDHDDHDHDLFAMKPSSDQSKVVFNHDHILTHGQYDDYVRILKDDVERPLVNDDMLGVNGVSSERDGGQVVTANISHVLVVHEGGKPAAKDSIPSKVKPSNAKEVYHDKDNFLDNYKQMNKTMKIYIYPHDKTDPFANVLLPASGSPGGNYASESYFKIALSMSHFVTPDPSEADLFFLPFSIASMRHDKRIGTGGIKDFIKDYISSISHKYPYWNRTGGADHFYVACHSIGRTAMEKAPEVRINAIQAVCSSSYFLQGYSAHKDVSIPQIWPRPGVRPTRHPSKRETLAFYAGAMNSRVREFLVQTWINDTEIRVHQNRLKTSYSESLLGSKFCLHAKGFEVNTARVGDAIYYGCVPVILADHYELPFADILNWNDFAVVISTQDIPFLKRILKKTVDSDEYLKLHTNVLKVQKHFQWHKKPVDFDTFNMVMFELWLRRSSVRIHLFN, encoded by the exons ATGGCTCCAATGGTGATAAAGGCGGCTTCATTCAAAGGGTTGTTTTTTATGATATCATCGACTTTGATTATGCTAAAAATAACCTTGTTTTTTATAACATATATACCTTCAACCTCGAAAATGATGATACATGATCATGACCATGATGATCATGATCATGATCTTTTCGCTATGAAACCATCATCTGATCAATCTAAAGTAGTCTTTAATCATGATCATATCTTGACACATGGTCAATACGATGACTATGTTCGGATATTAAAAGACGATGTTGAACGTCCCTTAGTCAACGATGATATGCTCGGTGTCAACGGTGTTTCGTCAGAAAGAGATGGTGGACAAGTTGTGACGGCAAATATTAGTCATGTATTGGTGGTGCACGAGGGAGGTAAACCAGCAGCCAAAGATTCTATACCCTCAAAAG TAAAGCCTTCCAATGCCAAAGAAGTGTACCATGACAAAGATAACTTCTTAGATAactacaaacaaatgaacaaaaccatgaaaatatatatttacccACACGATAAAACCGACCCGTTCGCCAACGTTCTCTTGCCCGCAAGCGGTTCACCAGGCGGCAACTACGCTAGCGAAAGCTACTTCAAAATCGCGCTCTCAATGAGTCATTTTGTTACACCAGATCCATCTGAAGCAGACCTTTTTTTCTTGCCTTTTTCCATTGCAAGTATGAGACATGATAAGCGAATTGGAACGGGTGGCATTAAAGACTTCATCAAAGATTATATCTCAAGCATTAGTCATAAATATCCGTATTGGAACCGCACAGGTGGCGCTGATCATTTCTACGTTGCGTGTCATTCTATTGGAAGGACTGCGATGGAGAAAGCACCCGAAGTTAGAATCAATGCGATTCAAGCTGTGTGTTCTTCGAGTTATTTCCTGCAGGGGTACAGTGCACATAAAGATGTATCTATACCACAAATATGGCCTAGACCGGGAGTCCGCCCGACTCGTCACCCATCCAAAAG GGAAACGCTTGCGTTTTACGCTGGAGCCATGAACTCGAGGGTGCGTGAATTTTTGGTACAAACATGGATCAACGATACAGAGATTCGCGTTCATCAAAACCGTCTTAAAACATCTTACTCAGAGTCTTTATTAGGAAGCAAGTTTTGCCTTCACGCCAAAGGTTTTGAAGTGAACACCGCTCGTGTAGGTGACGCAATCTACTACGGCTGTGTTCCTGTTATATTAGCCGACCATTATGAGCTGCCATTTGCGGATATATTGAATTGGAATGATTTCGCAGTTGTTATTTCAACACAAGATATTCCGTTTCTTAAGAGAATACTAAAAAAGACGGTTGATTCGGATGAGTACTTGAAATTGCATACGAATGTATTGAAAGTACAAAAGCATTTTCAGTGGCATAAGAAACCAGTAGATTTCGATACGTTTAATATGGTAATGTTCGAGTTATGGTTAAGGAGGAGTTCAGTTAGGATACATTTGTTCAACTAG